In Mycolicibacterium nivoides, the DNA window ACCCCTTGTCGTACAGGGCCTCGGCCTCATTGCGGCTGATGTCGAAGTCCAGCACCCCGACGTCGGTCGAATCCACCTGGATCGCACGCACCTTCACCCACGGCTGGCTCAGATAAGCCTGGTCGTGACCGACCAGCATGGTGGTGATCAGGCTTTCCAGAAGCGAGGGACGGCCAAACGTCAGCAGGCCCAGCCCGGGGATCAGCTGCTCGGCCGACGGGGCAGGTAGGTACGGCACCACCGTCACCCCGAACGTCGGCCACCGCGGTTCCGCGCCGTCGGGACGGTCGAAGGAGTCGATCGGAAAGTTCGACAGCACCCCGCCGTCCACCAACGTGCACGGTGTTCCGTCAGCGGTTTCCAGCGTGACGGGATGGAACAGGAACGGAATGGCCATCGAGGCCCGCACCGCGTCGGCGACGAGTTGCTCATCGGGATCCAGGCCGTAGACCCGCCGGTAATCCCATGGCAGCCGCACCAATTGACCGGTGGTCACGTCGGTCACCGTGACTGTCAGCCGGTAGCGCCGCTCGGGCAGCAGGCTGTCGTCCTTGATGGCCAGATCACCAAAGGTCTTGACGCCCAGGTTCTTCAGCTCGCTGCGAATCCAGTCGTAGGCGAAGTCACCGCGATAGATGCCGGTCTCGCGGAGCAGACCCCACGCGGTGCCGAGCACCGGGATGCTCTCGATCGGCCCGCTGTCGCGGAACTTGCGGTACGGCACACTCAGCGCCAACTCCCGCAACTGGTCACTGGTCAAGTCGTTGCGTTGTACCGCCGCGGCCACCACCGCGCCGACCA includes these proteins:
- a CDS encoding patatin-like phospholipase family protein produces the protein MAAKRSPHRADLVLSGGGVKGIGLVGAVVALQDAGYAIERISGTSAGSLVGAVVAAAVQRNDLTSDQLRELALSVPYRKFRDSGPIESIPVLGTAWGLLRETGIYRGDFAYDWIRSELKNLGVKTFGDLAIKDDSLLPERRYRLTVTVTDVTTGQLVRLPWDYRRVYGLDPDEQLVADAVRASMAIPFLFHPVTLETADGTPCTLVDGGVLSNFPIDSFDRPDGAEPRWPTFGVTVVPYLPAPSAEQLIPGLGLLTFGRPSLLESLITTMLVGHDQAYLSQPWVKVRAIQVDSTDVGVLDFDISRNEAEALYDKGYAATTEFLSTWDWPAYIDRFRRAHRVDHH